The genomic stretch GAGAATGATCCGACTCTGCGAAAGGATGGCCCTGACCTATCCCAGAATCGGCGCCATCTTCGCTACCATTTTTGTCAAAGCGCAGGAGATATTTGAGTCATTCCGATTCTCGTCCTATTAGATATTCTCTGGATAATGATGGGACGTACGCCATTAGTTACGTTTTAAGACAGCAATTCAAAAGCTGCACTTCCGGAGTCTTTGATAGCTCCTCACTTTTCCCTCAGTCCCTCATGACAAATGAACGACAGAAATCAAaattgcttccaacgcaGTCGCGTGTGTCCTCAAAGCACACACTCGTTTGCAGGAAGTACGCTTGTTGGACTTATGCATCGAGGACACGGAGTAGCACTGTAACTTACGAGCTTCGCCAGCTTGCCCAGGTTATGGTGTCAAAGACCGGAATATGACGAAGAACGTTGACCACTTTGGCGCCGCAGAACTTTTGAACAAACCATCATCTTGATTTCGAGACTAACAGTGAGTACCTTCTTTTTAGAAGACAACACGGCAATCCCGGTCTATGAGAAAATTATGCATTACGTGTGAATCAGCTAAGGTAGTTGACGCATCTTTCGGCGTTGTGATGCACTGCAAATGTTGTGTTTTGGACGTATTAACGCAATCTACGATGCAGGTTGTTATTTTGGACTTAAAACTGGATGTATTGCACTCTTGTGGGAAGGCGCGGTCTATTTAAGACAATCTAGTGCTGACACTCGAATTCAATGATCGTCGCATCCTGTTCACTACCCGAGGTGTGGATATACACGAATAATTCCTGTAATTTTCAATGCATTTATAAAGTATCACATGAAACTAATGTCATTTCTTTTCACTACTGTCTCCGCTGACAAATCCGGCAACCCATTCCGAAACATCATCCGCAAATAAGGTTGCCAACGAGACAGCCACAACTCCCGTAACTGCCGTTGCTGCTACTTTTCTCCAGTCCGAGGATGCCTGTTTCGAGACTACGACTTGTTCCTTGTCCTTGCTTTTTTCTTGCGAGGCGGAACGAGTACCGTCGCCGCTCTTTCGTTTGGATTCCAAAGACCAAGCTGTCTTGTACTCATCCACCttctccaaagcttcttgcGCCCTTGTGGTTAGCACTTTTTGCGCTTTCAGAACGGACTGCTGCGCTTTGGCAACGAAATCCTCTTGAGCTTGAAAGGCCTTTTCTCCGAATTCTTTGGCCCGCTTCTGGACCGACTGCCGTGCCTGTTCGGCGCAGTCGCCTAGCTGCACGTTAGCCTTCGCCTTCATCCAGCAATTGTTAACGAGAGTATTCGCCTCCTCCGGTGTTCCCGTAGAGCAGACGTCCCAGGGCAAGCTTGGAATTTCTAGTTTCGGGGTTGGGGTTGGAAGTGCCGATAATTTGGTCTCATTCAACGCAATTTGAATGTGACGAATTTGTTGTTCCAACTGAACCGCTGAGGACTTCCAGGTATGCCGGTCCCAGATTAGATACGACGTCGATGTCACGGAAACAAGTACCAGTAGAACCGCGAGAATCGAACCACGACGGTTCATGGTGCGTAGTTCTTCTTGAGAGCGAAGCAAAATCGAAGCCTCCTCGTTCTCCCAGAGACGACTACTACCGTTCGAGGTAGACCGACCTATCGAATCACCACCAATAATGTTGATACGCCGTCCGCGGCTATCGTCTTCCTGAACAATGCTGTCGATGTCAGTGGGGATAGAATCGGAGCCCGGTATGGAAAGATTTGCGGAGTATGCTTGACTGCCGTTGGCTTGCCGCGCTTGGACGGATCCGGGAAGGATAAGTACGCCTGTATTACTGAAAGAATGGTCTTGATTGGAGACGACACCCCAATCTGCTAAGATCCCGTGATCTTCGCTGTggaagtcgtcgtcgtcatccacATCGATGACCCGGGGATTTCTCATGATTGATGTTTGCACAATGTACGACGATTCTTGCGTATGAAAGGAGTCGTTCAACATGCGGTCTTGGCGTGGCAAGCGATACGGACGCTTTTCTATCGAGTAGCCAGGTCTGCGGTCACTGACACTTGGCGATCGATCTTGGAACGCAAAATATACAGTTGATTCTGGTACACTACTAGCAAGTTAGTTAGCATTCGAAGCATGGCATCGTTCCGGAATTTCGGATCCTTCCGTGCGCGAATTGTTGCCCTTCACGGTTCGCCGTGTGGACGTGGAAACCCGGGAAACACTTGCATTTTAAGTAAAAGAATACTGCAATAGATATACTATCGTGCGCGAGTATAGAAGCTATTGGTCGTGTCGCGATTATGTCCCTTCGATATGTCCATGCAAGCAGGTCCTCTTGTGCCTCAAGGTAGGTCAGCCTCCCGTATCCGTCGCAACATGGAACCTTCATTCCGATATTTACCGTGAGATGAAGAAGGAAACAGCCGACTCCTTTCCCTTGCTTTACCGTATCTCCCCCATTAGACTCTTCCCTGGATACCAAACAAATGACGGAATCAACCCCCCGTTTGGATAGTCCGGACTCGACCAAAGTCCGGACTTGGTTACAGCTCAACCACCGCAAGTCACTCGCCCTGCTCGACAAGTTTCTTATGGAACTGCGTCTCGGTCGCCTTACTCGCCAGGCAACCGAAGGCAACGTCCTACATGCAGCAGATCGGCGCGTAGCGGTGCATAAAACGGTAGAACTGCTGCGTCACATGATTGGATCGACGCGATGGAAATCGGCTGCGCAGCTCCTGCATTTGCTGCGAGGACTCGGACGGGAGCTGCATGCAGCGGGAGGTTTTCGCGAACCCGCCATTGGCAACGTCGTTCGTCGCACCATGGCGGCTGTGCGAGAAGAAGCCTTACGGGAAGCTCAGGAAGAAGGAGGCAGCGAGTCTTCTCCCGGAAGACTGTCGTTGCAGAGTATGCTATGGGCTCTACCGCAGCAACATGTTCGTACCACTAGTCGATCCTTTCATAATGTTGGTGATCACCAACGACAAGAGTCGTTCGCATCCGAAGCAGATTTGCAGACAGAATATCCGCCAAGCTACTACAGCAGTCGTCCTAACCTCAAGCAGGCTGTCATGGAAGCGATCACGGAAATATTtaccgatttggaagatCTTCATAAGAACATTAACGAACAGGCCACAAACCACATTCACGCTGGCGAAGTCATACTGACCTGTGGCCGCAGCAAAACAGTCGAACTTTTTCTCAAGGCGGCCGCTGCAAAGAAACGAGAGTTTCAAGTAATAGTGTGCGAGGGTGCGCCTCACTACGATGGGCACGTGATGGCCAAGGAGCTCGCGGATGCCGGCATCGACACTGTCGTGATTCCCGACTCCGCTATCTTTGCTATCATGGTCCGTGTCAATAAGGTCTTACTTTCAGCTCACGCAGTCTTGGCAAACGGAGGCCTCGTTGCTAATAGTGGTTGCAACATGGTTGCGTTAGCGGCGCACCACAACTCCGTTCCGACCGTCTGTATTACGGGTATGTTTAAACTTTGCCCAATGTACCCCCATGAAGGACAGGATACGCTCAACGATCTCGTTAGTCCCGCATCAGTGATTGCGTATGCGGAAATGAGCGACCAGCTTTTAACGGACGTCGAGTTTGTGAACCCGGTGCACGATTATATCAAACCGGAATACGTCAATCTCTACATCACTAACGTTGGTTCCTTTCAACCGAGTTTCATTTACCGACTACTGGCGGAATATTACCATACAGACGACTGGGAATCGTTTGAGTAAGCCTCTTGGTTTTTAAACTACGGCATAGAAAGAGAGGTCTATTCTGAAAATGACTGATTTGCATATTGTTAGTTCTTGTGTAGACTCGCATCACTATCTTCGAGTAGGTATTGTGCGAAGGAAGAAACTGTTAAATCGGCGATGTCGTTTGCGACGATTTTTAGAAATCGTCAGATTTGCTCACGTTTCGGAAAAGAGATTTCTCACGATGGGGAACGATCGTCGAAGAACTACCTGGACTATGTAGTGGGCACAAAACTTATTTATGCAACACCAATTTCAAGCTTTAGAATGATTGCAGAACCTTTTAATGTCGAGAAGCTAGAAGCAAGCTTGTCCCTTCTACTAGATCAGCTTTCTgaacacgacgacgaagctcTGAAGACGACTCTTAATACGATTCTCGCAGATTTTCAACCTCAGCCCCTCATGGACCATATAGCACCTTTGCTGTTTCGAACTTCCGAACCAAGCGTCACGTTGAGCAATAATGCTGCTTTAAAGATCGTTGGATTATTGGTGTCGTGGAATTCTTCTACGTATCTCAAGCCGGCATCGAAAGCGATCAAGACCGAAGCGTTACGGCGGATGACATCGAGTGAACCCATCACCGTATCAGACGAGCTTCAGGGTGTCATGATACAACAGCTGAGAGGGGATGACGTAGAGGCTTCATCGAACGCGGCGGATGCAATTGTTGCATGTTCGCGCAAAATTGGTCTCACTTTTGGAGAAACTGCAATGAGATCGATTCGTGATTCTTGGCGAGAGGCCCTTGATCAAATGGAGGTGGACCGAATGATGTCAACCACTTACAGCGTAAGATGTGCAAGTATATTTGTGGCCCTAATGTCAATTGGCGATGCTTTTCATCAACGTGCATTATCGATGGGAGCGGGAGACTTGCTACTTGAAATGCTTCAATGTGATAATGATCCGCTTTTCCAAATGTCAACTTTGGATCTGCTGGAACTTTTGGCGTGTACTCTACCGATGCATCACGAACGTGCGCACTGGCTCTTTTCAAACGACGTCACAGCTTTCTTGCTCCGATTAGCTGGTGGTGAAGGGGACGGAAGGCCAGATCCTATGCTCGGCGGACCTGCTCTTCGTGTGGTAGCAGCCCTTTGCAAACTGGCACACAGTGATGTTTCCCTGTTGAATCAGACTGACGGAGATATCATGGTGGGATTTCACCGGGCGCTGCATAACATTGAGGGTACCGGCGAAATGGATCGTTTGGCAATGGTAGACGCCatctcttcttttgcttccgcATCTCCAGTAGCTTTGGAACGAATTCTTCAAGATCCTGTGACACGGAAAGCATGGCTCTCTCTATCTGTAGCCCAACCACAGTTAAAAGCAGCTATCCTTGTTTCGGTGTCAATGGTCTTGAACCCAACACACCAGTTGGATTCGAACGGCGATACGATAATGATTTCCAATGCACTTCCCTCAAATAGCTTGGGCCTTAAGCTGTATGCATTCCTAGGACgtgacaacaacaacgaaacGACCGCGTTAATGATTGATTTGGCAAAGTCACCCCTGACGGAAGTTAGATTGGCCGCCTATGCCTTGCTGGAAGGAATTTCAAAGCAGCCCACTGGGGCTCAGGTACTTCTGTCGCATGGTCACTTTTTTGAGTTTCTAGTTCAACGCGAAGGAGAGACGACTATGGAAGGACGCGAGGCGAAATATGCACTCGTTATGGCTGTTTTTAACAGTGATGTTAAGGTGTTACTAGCCGACGATATCG from Phaeodactylum tricornutum CCAP 1055/1 chromosome 12, whole genome shotgun sequence encodes the following:
- a CDS encoding predicted protein; translated protein: MLNDSFHTQESSYIVQTSIMRNPRVIDVDDDDDFHSEDHGILADWGVVSNQDHSFSNTGVLILPGSVQARQANGSQAYSANLSIPGSDSIPTDIDSIVQEDDSRGRRINIIGGDSIGRSTSNGSSRLWENEEASILLRSQEELRTMNRRGSILAVLLVLVSVTSTSYLIWDRHTWKSSAVQLEQQIRHIQIALNETKLSALPTPTPKLEIPSLPWDVCSTGTPEEANTLVNNCWMKAKANVQLGDCAEQARQSVQKRAKEFGEKAFQAQEDFVAKAQQSVLKAQKVLTTRAQEALEKVDEYKTAWSLESKRKSGDGTRSASQEKSKDKEQVVVSKQASSDWRKVAATAVTGVVAVSLATLFADDVSEWVAGFVSGDSSEKK
- a CDS encoding predicted protein, with product MELRLGRLTRQATEGNVLHAADRRVAVHKTVELLRHMIGSTRWKSAAQLLHLLRGLGRELHAAGGFREPAIGNVVRRTMAAVREEALREAQEEGGSESSPGRLSLQSMLWALPQQHVRTTSRSFHNVGDHQRQESFASEADLQTEYPPSYYSSRPNLKQAVMEAITEIFTDLEDLHKNINEQATNHIHAGEVILTCGRSKTVELFLKAAAAKKREFQVIVCEGAPHYDGHVMAKELADAGIDTVVIPDSAIFAIMVRVNKVLLSAHAVLANGGLVANSGCNMVALAAHHNSVPTVCITGMFKLCPMYPHEGQDTLNDLVSPASVIAYAEMSDQLLTDVEFVNPVHDYIKPEYVNLYITNVGSFQPSFIYRLLAEYYHTDDWESFE